The following are encoded together in the Phyllopteryx taeniolatus isolate TA_2022b chromosome 21, UOR_Ptae_1.2, whole genome shotgun sequence genome:
- the tnfa gene encoding tumor necrosis factor a (TNF superfamily, member 2), with product MEGDCKVTLFAAVDSESKNSTRPGAKHGSKLTVALLGFTLFLAIAAAALLIFNLHTKKPGRDEESFDIHHTLRQLSNVRAAIHLTGQYNSQMANSVEWSNQVDPSHSEGGLELKNNEIVIPQAGLYFVYSQVSFRVSCRIDENDDTSATSMVHLTHRVRRWSSSFGNDEYRTILHSVRTACQKTAGGDADEEGGWYSAVYMGAVFNLNKGDRLKTVTEKMLPNLEEEAGKTFFGVFAM from the exons ATGGAAGGTGACTGTAAAGTGACTCTTTTTGCTGCTGTGGACTCAGAGTCAAAGAATTCAACAAGACCCGGTGCGAAACATGGCTCAAAGCTAACCGTGGCCCTTTTGGGTTTCACGCTATTCCTCGctattgctgctgctgctctcctCATCTTTAATCTACACACCAAG AAACCAGGACGAGATGAGGAGAGTTTTG ATATTCATCACACTTTACGGCAGCTCTCCAACGTCAGAGCTGCAATTCATTTAACAG GACAATACAATTCTCAAATGGCCAACTCAGTGGAATGGAGCAATCAGGTGGACCCATCCCATTCTGAAGGGGGTCTGGAGCTCAAGAACAACGAGATTGTGATCCCTCAAGCTGGCCTTTACTTTGTTTACAGTCAAGTATCTTTCCGGGTCAGTTGTCGCATCGATGAGAACGACGACACGTCCGCAACGTCAATGGTCCACCTGACCCATAGAGTGAGACGCTGGTCCAGCTCATTTGGGAATGACGAATACCGGACCATCCTGCACTCTGTCCGGACTGCCTGCCAAAAAACAGCCGGCGGTGATGCTGACGAAGAGGGCGGCTGGTACTCCGCTGTGTACATGGGAGCTGTCTTTAACTTAAATAAAGGAGACAGGTTGAAGACCGTAACGGAGAAAATGCTGCCAAACCTGGAGGAAGAGGCCGGGAAGACGTTCTTTGGTGTCTTTGCCATGTGA